A window of the Juglans microcarpa x Juglans regia isolate MS1-56 chromosome 5D, Jm3101_v1.0, whole genome shotgun sequence genome harbors these coding sequences:
- the LOC121265853 gene encoding putative white-brown complex homolog protein 30: MALKESRIHVYWIPHVLTLYIIVGLSLLPCIQCVDGNDYSQTGNPAVLPIVTQLIYGRLSNLTKILSQDIKENLGFCIKDVDVDWHGAFNFAGKLDFLTNCIKKTKATGDLTQRLCTAAELRFYFKSLFERGAAEDNYLKPNKNCNLSSWVSGCEPGWGCSVGQDQNHVDLKNSKAMPSRTHDCQPCCEGFFCPQGITCMIPCPLGSYCPLAKLNKTTGICDPYSYQIPPGTANHTCGGADIWADVERSNEIFCSPGSYCPTTIREVPCRSGHYCRMGSTSEKLCFKLTTCNPNTANQNIHAYGVMLLVALCTLLLFIYNCSDQVLSTRERRQAKSREAAARHARETAQARERWKSAKDIAKKSAGGLQEHLSRTFSRKKSVRQPEQMMVLGQAKPGKDDARLPPLPLGSSSTSAQSSGTSKGKKKEPSNLTKMLHSLEENPDSNEGFHLEIGDKNLKKNMPKGKQLSTHSQIFKYAYGQIEKEKAMQQENKNLTFSGVISMAAGGEIRTRPMIEVAFKDLTLTLKGKKKHLLRCVTGKFMPGRVSAVMGPSGAGKTTFLSALAGKVTGCNMSGLILINGKVESMQSYKKIIGFVPQDDIVHGNLTVEENLRFSARCRLSADMPKPDKVLVIERVIECLGLQAVRDSLVGTVEKRGISGGQRKRVNVGLEMVMEPSLLILDEPTTGLDSSSSLLLLRALRREALEGVNICMVVHQPSYALFKMFDDLILLAKGGLTAYHGSAKKVEEYFAGLGINVPERVNPPDHFIDILEGIVKPSSGVTREQLPVRWMLKNGYRVPADMLQYADGLAAMSSTNDSNPGDDEASNTEQSFAGDLWEDMKFNVETKRDRIQHNFLKSKDLSNRRTPGVARQYRYFLGRVSKQRLREARVQAIDYMILLLAGACLGTLAKVSDATFGSLGYTYTVIAVSLLCKISALRTFSLDKLQYWRESASGISSLAHFLSKDAVELFNTFIKPLLYLSMFYFFNNPRSSFTDNYVILVCLVYCVTGIAYILSIYLEPSPAQLWSAILPVVLTLIAVQENDNRFLKYLGKLCYTKWALEAFVISNAKRYSGVWLITRCSYLMQSGYDLHDWAFCLLFLILAGIVCRVLAFFCMVTLTKR, encoded by the exons ATGGCACTGAAGGAATCCAGGATTCATGTCTATTGGATTCCTCATGTTTTGACGTTGTACATCATTGTTGGCTTAAGTTTGTTGCCGTGCATTCAATGTGTGGATGGAAATGACTATAGTCAGACTGGTAATCCGGCTGTGCTTCCAATTGTGACACAGCTCATCTATGGTCGGCTTTCGAATCTCACCAAAATTTTGAGCCAAGACATCAAAGAGAATTTGGGATTCTGCATAAAGGATGT gGATGTCGATTGGCATGGTGCATTTAATTTTGCTGGGAAATTGGATTTTTTGACAAATTGTATCAAGAAGACTAAAG CAACAGGAGACCTCACACAGAGACTATGTACAGCAGCGGAATTAAGATTCTACTTCAAAAGTTTGTTTGAAAGAGGGGCAGCCGAGGACAATTACTTAAAACCTAACAAGAACTGCAATTTGAGTTCATGGGTTTCTGGATGTGAGCCAGGTTGGGGTTGTAGTGTTGGCCAAGACCAGAATCATGTTGACCTCAAGAACTCAAAAGCAATGCCTTCAAGAACTCACGACTGTCAGCCTTGTTGCGAGGGTTTCTTCTGTCCCCAGGGTATTACTTGCATGATAC CTTGCCCATTAGGTTCTTATTGTCCACTTGCAAAACTAAATAAAACGACCGGAATCTGCGACCC ATACAGCTATCAAATACCTCCTGGAACTGCCAATCATACTTGTGGTGGTGCTGATATCTGGGCTGACGTTGAGAGGAGCAATGAAATTTTCTGTTCACCAGGGTCATATTGTCCAACTACCATACGCGAAGTTCCTTGCAGGAGTGG ACATTACTGCAGGATGGGCTCCACTTCTGAAAaat TGTGCTTCAAGTTGACGACCTGTAATCCAAACACAGCAAACCAAAATATTCATGCCTACGGTGTCATGCTTCTT GTTGCATTATGTACTCTGCTGCTCTTTATATACAACTGTTCTGATCAAGTTCTCTCCACTCGAGAAAGAAGACAGGCTAAATCTAGGGAAGCTGCGGCCAGACACGCACGAGAAACTGCACAGGCACGAGAAAGATGGAAATCTGCAAAAGATATTGCCAAGAAGAGTGCAGGGGGTTTGCAAGAACATTTATCCCGGACTTTTTCTCGTAAAAAATCTGTAAGGCAGCCAGAACAGATGATGGTTCTTGGTCAAGCTAAACCTGGAAAAGATGATGCTCGATTACCACCTTTGCCTCTAGGTTCTTCAAGTACATCTGCACAATCATCTGGCACTtccaaaggaaagaaaaaggaaccaAGTAACCTCACAAAAATGTTGCATTCTCTTGAGGAAAATCCAGATAGTAATGAGGGTTTTCATCTGGAgattggagacaaaaatctaaAGAAGAATATGCCAAAAGGTAAACAATTGAGTACTCACAGCCAAATTTTTAAGTATGCATATGGTCAAATAGAGAAGGAGAAAGCTATGCAACAGGAGAACAAGAACTTGACATTCTCAGGAGTAATCTCGATGGCTGCTGGTGGTGAAATCAGAACTAGGCCTATGATTGAGGTGGCGTTCAAAGATCTAACTCTTActttaaaagggaaaaagaaacatTTGCTTAGGTGTGTCACAGGGAAATTCATGCCCGGTCGAGTTTCGGCTGTCATGGGTCCATCAGGAGCTGGAAAGACGACATTTCTTTCTGCTTTGGCCGGAAAGGTTACTGGATGCAACATGTCAGGTTTAATTCTTATAAATGGAAAAGTTGAATCCATGCAatcatataagaaaattattggttttgtgCCACAAGATGATATTGTGCATGGGAACTTGACAGTGGAGGAGAATCTGCGATTCAGTGCAAGGTGCAG ACTATCAGCTGACATGCCCAAACCTGATAAGGTTCTGGTTATTGAAAGAGTCATCGAGTGTTTAGGACTTCAAGCAGTGAGAGATTCCCTAGTCGGAACAGTGGAGAAGCGAGGAATCTCTGGAGGCCAGCGGAAACGTGTAAATGTTGGCCTAGAGATGGTCATGGAACCTTCATTGTTGATCTTGGATGAGCCCACAACTGGTCTAGATAGTTCATCTTCCCTGCTACTTCTTAGAGCACTTCGCCGTGAAGCTCTTGAAGGGGTAAACATCTGCATGGTAGTTCACCAACCCAG CTATGCTTTGTTCAAGATGTTTGATGATTTGATACTTTTAGCCAAAGGCGGTCTTACTGCATATCATGGATCTGCAAAGAAAGTTGAAGAATACTTTGCTGGCCTTGGCATCAACGTACCAGAGCGTGTTAATCCTCCAGACCACTTCATCGACATTTTGGAAGGTATAGTGAAACCAAGCTCAGGTGTGACTCGTGAACAGCTTCCAGTTAGATGGATGCTTAAAAATGGATACAGAGTACCCGCAGATATGCTGCAATATGCTGATGGACTTGCTGCAATGTCCTCAACTAATGACTCAAATCCTGGTGATGATGAAGCTAGTAATACTGAACAATCTTTCGCTGGAGATTTGTGGGAGGATATGAAGTTTAATGTTGAGACAAAACGAGATCGTATACAACATAATTTTTTGAAGTCTAAAGACTTATCCAACCGGAGAACTCCTGGAGTAGCCAGACAGTACAGATACTTTCTAGGGAG GGTTAGTAAGCAGCGGCTACGTGAAGCTAGGGTTCAAGCAATTGATTATATGATTTTACTACTTGCTGGAGCCTGCTTGGGAACTCTTGCTAAAGTGAGCGATGCAACATTTGGGTCCCTTGGCTATACTTATACCGTCATTGCTGTTT caCTACTATGCAAGATTTCAGCTTTGAGAACATTCTCTCTGGACAAATTACAGTATTGGAGAGAGAGTGCATCAGGGATCAGCAGTCTGGCCCATTTTCTCTCCAAAGATGCAGTTGAACTTTTCAATACATTCATCAAGCCTTTGCTTTATCTATCAATGTTCTACTTCTTCAACAATCCAAGATCATCTTTTACAGACAATTACGTTATTTTGGTCTGCCTTGTTTACTGCGTGACTGGCATCGCTTACATACTTTCCATCTACCTTGAACCTAGTCCTGCCCAACTG TGGTCTGCGATTCTTCCTGTTGTTTTAACTCTTATAGCAGTTCAAGAAAACGACAATCGATTTCTCAAGTACCTAGGAAAGTTGTGCTACACAAAGTGGGCCTTAGAAGCTTTTGTCATTTCAAATGCCAAAAG